The following are encoded together in the Limanda limanda chromosome 12, fLimLim1.1, whole genome shotgun sequence genome:
- the wdr89 gene encoding WD repeat-containing protein 89, whose product MECVEEKFKGLSLARRSRPPEATYLLHVALQPSDLLAVSCSNFTIQLHNKRTLARVGQHRGHSARMCGVTFARSSPDLLYSGSADGTVRGWDVRRPGTEAVQMFRSDPAHLFCSFDLSCSDLLLCAGTEKVGEDSYLVFWDARRPGAGLLGSYSESHSDDITHVRFHPRDKDRLASGSTDGLVNVFDLSQGAEEEALLATCNGVSSTGALCWSGADYTQLLCLSLDEGLHLWDLSQLDTDQPLAVFSTGDARGLTLLEDGGGVDYLVGGAWLEETQTLLVLGGKDSGELHLMECDHGGLRLLRSLKGGHASTVRCFLWDAAEEALVTGGEDAQLLLWKPGGVELTAGKRESMKSQSDLRLKSRAHKKYSYQKEKKS is encoded by the coding sequence aTGGAGTGTGTGGAGGAGAAGTTTAAAGGTCTGTCCCTGGCCCGGCGCTCCCGCCCCCCCGAGGCCACCTACCTGCTGCACGTGGCGCTGCAGCCGTCCGACCTGCTGGCCGTGTCCTGCTCCAACTTCACCATCCAGCTGCACAACAAGCGCACCCTGGCCCGGGTGGGGCAGCACCGGGGCCACAGCGCCCGCATGTGTGGGGTCACGTTCGCCCGCAGCTCCCCCGACCTCCTGTACTCGGGCTCGGCCGACGGGACGGTGCGGGGGTGGGACGTGCGGCGCCCGGGGACGGAGGCGGTCCAGATGTTCCGCAGCGACCCGGCGCACCTGTTCTGCAGCTTCGACCTGAGCTGCAGCGACCTGCTGCTGTGCGCCGGCACGGAGAAGGTCGGCGAGGACAGCTACCTGGTGTTCTGGGACGCCAGGAGGCCGGGCGCCGGGCTCCTGGGCTCGTACTCGGAGTCGCacagtgatgacatcacacacgTGCGCTTCCACCCCCGAGACAAAGACCGGCTGGCGTCCGGCTCCACCGACGGCCTGGTGAACGTGTTCGACCTGAGCCAGGgcgcggaggaggaggcgctgcTCGCCACGTGCAACGGCGTCTCGTCCACcggcgccctctgctggtcgggAGCAGACTACACGCAGCTGCTGTGCCTCAGCCTGGACGAGGGGCTGCACCTGTGGGACCTGAGCCAGCTGGACACCGACCAGCCCCTCGCCGTCTTCAGCACCGGGGACGCCCGCGGCCTGACGCTGCTGGAGGACGGGGGGGGCGTGGACTACCTGGTCGGGGGGGCGTGGCTGGAGGAGACTCAGACGCTGCTGGTGCTCGGGGGGAAGGACAGCGGCGAGCTCCACCTGATGGAGTGTGACCACGGGGGGCTCCGCCTGCTGAGGAGCCTGAAGGGAGGCCACGCCTCCACCGTGCGCTGCTTCCTGTGGGACGCGGCGGAGGAGGCGCTGGTCACCGGCGGCGAGGACGCTCAGCTGTTGCTGTGGAAACCGGGAGGGGTGGAGCTCACGGCGGGTAAAAGGGAATCGATGAAGAGCCAATCAGATCTCAGACTCAAATCCAGAGCTCATAAAAAATACAGCTaccagaaggagaagaagagctga